GTTCGACATGGGCCCCTCGTGGTATCTGATGCCCGACGCCTTCGAGCGTTTCTTCGGTAACTTCGACCGGCATCCCGAGGAGTACTACGATCTCGAACGACTCGATCCCCACTACCGGATCTTCTTCAAAGACGGCGATCAGGTCGATCTGCTGCCCGACCTCGACGCCAACAAGGAGACGTTCGAGTCCTACGAAGACGGCGCTGGCGACGCGCTGGGGCGCTATCTCGACCAGTCCCGCGAGAACTACGAGGTCGGCATGGAACACTTCGTCTACACCGACCGGAGCCGGCCCCGCGACTGGCTCGACCGGAACGTAATCAAGAACGCCCGCGGGCTCTCGCTGATCGGCTCGATGCAGGACCACGTCGAGGACTACTTCAAGCACCCCAAACTCCAACAGATCGTCCAGTACACGCTCGTCTTCTTGGGCGGCTCGCCGACGAACACGCCCGCGCTGTACAACCTGATGAGCCACGTCGATTTCAACCTCGGCGTCTGGTACCCCGACGGCGGGATGGGCGCGGTCGTCGACGGCATCGTCGAGTTGGGCGACGAACTCGGCGTCGAGTACCGAACCGGCGAACCCGTCACCGAGATCAAAGGTCGGGAGAACGCCTTCCGTGTCGAGACCGAACGGGGCGCCCACGAGGTCGATCTCGTGGTCAGCGACGCCGACATGGCCCACACCGAACAGGAGCTGCTCCACCCGCAAAACCGGCAGTACGACGCCGACTACTGGGACGACAAGACGTTCGCGCCCTCGGCGTTCCTGCTGTATCTCGGCGTCGAGGGCGACGTGCCCGAACTCGCCCACCATACGCTGGTGCTGCCGACCGACTGGCACCAGCACTTCGACGAGATTTTCGAGGAGCCGGAGTGGCCCGACGATCCGGCCTACTACCTCTGTGTCCCCTCGAAGACCGACGACTCGGTCGCTCCCGAGGGCCACAGCAACCTCTTTGCGCTCGTCCCGATCGCGCCCGGCCTCGACGACGACGAGGCCACCCGCGAGCGCTACCGAGACCTCGTCCTCGACGACATCCGCGAGAACACGGGCACCGACCTGCGGGACCGGATCGTCGTCGAGGAGCAGTTCACCGTCTCGGATTTCGCTGACCGGTACAACAGCTACGACGGCACCGCCCTCGGGATGGCCCACACGCTGACCCAGACCGCGCTATTCCGGCCGAATCACCGGTCGGACGCCGTCGACGGGCTGTACTTCGCCGGTTCCTACACCAACCCCGGCATCGGCGTCCCGATGTGTCTGATCAGCGGCGAGCACGCTGCTGCCAAGGTCGTCGAGGACTACGGCGAGTAGCAAGATGAGCCCGACTCCCGACGACGAGAACGGCGGCGCGAGCGACCGTGGCGTCGCAGACGCGTCCGACGGCGATGCCGACGACGACCCGGCCACTGGCCAGTACGCCACGCTCGGCGCGAAGCTTCGGCGCCTGTTCGTGCTCTCTCGGCCGCGCTTTTGGCTGTATCTCGCCGGACCGGTGCTCGTCGGGGCGGTCTACGGCGCCAGCGAACTCTCGGATCTGGCGTCGCCGCTCGTTCTCGCGCTCTTTGCGTACTTTCTCCTGCCGGCGAACGTGTTTCTGTACGGCATCAACGACGTGTACGACGCCGATATCGACGCCGAAAATCCGAAAAAGGAGGCCGACGCCCGCGAAGCGCGCTTCGGCGGCGAGCCCTTCGTCGTCTACGCCGTGGCAGTCTGTGCGCTGGCGGCGGTCGCGCTGATCGCGCTGGTGCCCGATCCCGCTCAGTTCTGGCTCGTCGGGTTCGTGATCCTTGGTTCGCAGTACAGCGCGCCGCCGCTGCGGTTCAAGACGACGCCGCTGCTGGACTCGGTCTCGAACGGGCTGTACATCCTCCCCGGCGCGGCGGCCTACGCCGCACTGGCCGGCGCGCAGCCGCCGACGCTTGCGATCGCCGGCGGCTGGCTCTGGGCGATGGGGATGCACACGTTCTCGGCGATTCCGGATATCGAGCCCGACCGCCAAGCGGGCATCGAGACGACGGCGACGCGGCTCGGAGAACGCGCGACCTACGCCTACTGTGCGCTCACGTGGGCGCTGGCGGCCGCCGCGTTCGGCGCGGTCGATCTCCGCCTCGGCGTCGCGCTTTTGGTCTACCCGCTGTTGGCCGTCGGCGTCCCGCTCGGCGGCATCGCCGTCGATCGAGCGTACTGGTGGTTCCCCGCGATCAACACCGTCGTCGGCGCCGCGCTGACGATGGGCGGGCTGTGGGTGCTCGCGGGAGGGCTGGCCATATGAAGCCGAACCTCCGCTGGAACCGTCGCGTTGATATGTTCACCGTTCGGAGTGTCACCCGATGAACGAGGGGTGCTGCTGCCGATGAATCGGCAGGAGATCGAGCGCCGGCTGGACGCCCTCGTCCGGGACAACCGGGTGACGATCGCCATCACGTTCCCGCTGGTCGGCGTCGCCCTGCTGATCGCCGCTGCCGAGGGGGCCATTCCCCAGCGAATCGCGTTCAACCCGCTGTTGTTGCTCGGCGCGGTGCTGGTGATGCGCCTGCCGCTGATCGGCGGCTTGGCGCCGCTGGTCGATCGGCGCGCGCTGGTCGGTCTCGCAGTGCTCGCGGGCTTTACCTACGGCGTCGAACTGTTCGGCGTCCACACCGGCGTCCTCTACGGCGAGTTCGAGTACCTGATCGACCTCGGGCCGATGCTGCTGGGCGACGTTCCGCTCGCCCTTCCCGTGTTTTACTTCCCGATCCTGCTCAACAGCTACCTGCTCGTGGCCTTGCTTGCGGACGGCCGCCTCGACTGGTGGGCGCGCCTGCTCGCGGTCCTGTGTGTCGTCGTCGGGATGGACCTCGTCCTCGATCCCGGCGCCGTCGCGCTCGGCTTCTGGGGCTGGGAGACGCCCGGCGCGTACTACGGCGTCCCGGCGCAGAACTACGTCGGCTGGGTCGCCTCCGGCATCGTCGCGGTCGCCGTGCTCACGGTCTCGCTCGACCGCGACAAACTCGGGCGCCGTCTGGAGCGCTGCGAGTACGTCCTCGACGATCTGATCAGCTTCGGCGTCCTCTGGGGGCTGGTGAACCTCTATTTCGGCAACTACGTCCCGGTCGCGCTCGCGGTCGCGCTGCTTTTGGTGCTGGTCCGTGCCGATCGGTTCGACGTTGCCGGCCTGACGGGTGGTCAGGTCTCCGGCCCCGCAGACGACTGATCGAAAACGAGTCCGCAACTAGTCCGGCGTCACGGCGGTGTCGACCGCTCCGCGGCCCGATCGGGGCGGGTCGGGAAACGACACCGCACTCGCGCGGCGAAACACCGCTTCGGGATCGCGGTTCCACTGCCAGTGCCAGCGCGTTCGGGCGGCGAGCCAGAGTTTGCGGGCCGTCGAGAGGCTCGGCTCGGTGTTGACCACGTCGTACTCACATCCCCGGATCAGCCGATGGTGGTCGGCGTACAACACGGCTGCCAGCAACACCGGGAACTGGCAGTCGTCGGGCAGATACTTGATGCCTGCGACGCCCTCTCGGTAGAGCCGTTCGGTCCGGCGAAGTTCGGCGCGAACGGCGTCGCCGACGCCCGGCGAGAACTCCAGCCGCCGGATCTGGTCGGGATCGACGCCGTGCTCGCGCAGGGTCGACTCGGGCAGGTAGACCCGATCACGGTCGACGACGTCCTCCCGAACGTCCCGGAGGAAGTTCGTCATCTGGAACGCCTCGCCGAGCGCGACGGCGTGGGGCAGGGCCGTCTCGCGGCGCTCGGGATCCATCACCTCGGTCATCATCACGCCCACGGCCGAGGCCGACCCGCGCATGTACGCTTCGAGGTCCTCGTAGGTCTCGTAGCGGTCGGTGTCGATGTCGGATTTCATCGCGTCGACGAACGTGTCGATCTCGGACTCGGAGATGTCGTGCTCGACCGCTAGCTCGCGGAACGCCGAAAGCACAGGCCCTTCGGGTTCTTTCTCGCCGAGCGCTTGCGCCCGGAGCGATTCGAGTTCGGCGGCCTGCTCTTCGGGCGGAACGCCGTCGGCGTCGTCGACGATCTCGTCGGCGACCCGGAAGAACGCATAGAGTACGTACGTTGGGTAGCGAACGCGCTCGGGGAGAAACCGCGTTGCAACGTGGAACGTGCGACCCGTCTGCCGCTGGATCGCTTTCGACTGTGCGATCTGTCTGTCGTCTACCATATCAGCCCCGGGCGGCGCGCGGCTGACAGGTGATCCCGTCCGGTGGACATGGTGTGTGACCGATCTAGGGAGGCTTCAAGTATAATAATTGGTGTGTCGGATACAATAATCCGGGCCGGCGAGCGGTTTTCGGACACCAGTCCAGGGGCGTTCGCCGGAGTTGCCAGTCGGCGGCTGGCGATACTCGCGGCGACCCGTGCGTTTAGGATCTGTCGAGACCATCCGCCTGTATGCGCTACCTTCTGGCGACCGATTCGGTACACACGACCGCAGCGGCCTGTGATTACCTACAGGGTCGTCTGGACGCCGACGACGCGGTACTCGCGGTCCACGTTCGGTCGCCGGCCGACGAGGACGCACGCGACGGTCGGGAAGCGCTGAACGTCGCAACCGTTCGGCTCGGCGCCGTTGCCGGGCTCGAGATCGACCAGCGCACTGGGTCGCCCGCCGAAGAACTGCTGGCGGCCGCCGACGAGTGGGACGCCGAGGAACTCGTCTTGGGCGCCCGCGGCGGCGCACCCGGCACCGAGAGCGCCGTCGGATCGACGACGCGAGCGGTGCTCGACGCCGCAACTCGGCCGGTCGTGATCGTGCCTCAAGAAGACCTGTAAGTCCGACTTACTCCGCGTCGGCGAGTTCGTCGGCCAGCATCGGCAGGAACGTCCCGATGTCCGAGACCATCCCGATCGCCTGCGCGCTGCCCCGGTCCATCAACTGCGTGACCGTCGAGGGGTTGATGTCGACGCAGACGAGCTTCGTCGTCGAGGGCAGGCAGTTGCCCACCGCGACCGAGTGAAGCAGCGTCGCGAGCATGATGACCAGATCGGCGTCGTGGGCCTGCTCGCGGATCGCGTTCTGGGCCTCGATCGAGTCGGTGATGGTGTCCGGCAGCGGGCCGTCGTCCCGGATCGACCCCGC
The Natronoarchaeum philippinense DNA segment above includes these coding regions:
- a CDS encoding prenyltransferase, whose product is MSPTPDDENGGASDRGVADASDGDADDDPATGQYATLGAKLRRLFVLSRPRFWLYLAGPVLVGAVYGASELSDLASPLVLALFAYFLLPANVFLYGINDVYDADIDAENPKKEADAREARFGGEPFVVYAVAVCALAAVALIALVPDPAQFWLVGFVILGSQYSAPPLRFKTTPLLDSVSNGLYILPGAAAYAALAGAQPPTLAIAGGWLWAMGMHTFSAIPDIEPDRQAGIETTATRLGERATYAYCALTWALAAAAFGAVDLRLGVALLVYPLLAVGVPLGGIAVDRAYWWFPAINTVVGAALTMGGLWVLAGGLAI
- a CDS encoding phytoene/squalene synthase family protein — protein: MVDDRQIAQSKAIQRQTGRTFHVATRFLPERVRYPTYVLYAFFRVADEIVDDADGVPPEEQAAELESLRAQALGEKEPEGPVLSAFRELAVEHDISESEIDTFVDAMKSDIDTDRYETYEDLEAYMRGSASAVGVMMTEVMDPERRETALPHAVALGEAFQMTNFLRDVREDVVDRDRVYLPESTLREHGVDPDQIRRLEFSPGVGDAVRAELRRTERLYREGVAGIKYLPDDCQFPVLLAAVLYADHHRLIRGCEYDVVNTEPSLSTARKLWLAARTRWHWQWNRDPEAVFRRASAVSFPDPPRSGRGAVDTAVTPD
- a CDS encoding universal stress protein; protein product: MRYLLATDSVHTTAAACDYLQGRLDADDAVLAVHVRSPADEDARDGREALNVATVRLGAVAGLEIDQRTGSPAEELLAAADEWDAEELVLGARGGAPGTESAVGSTTRAVLDAATRPVVIVPQEDL
- the cruF gene encoding bisanhydrobacterioruberin hydratase; translation: MNRQEIERRLDALVRDNRVTIAITFPLVGVALLIAAAEGAIPQRIAFNPLLLLGAVLVMRLPLIGGLAPLVDRRALVGLAVLAGFTYGVELFGVHTGVLYGEFEYLIDLGPMLLGDVPLALPVFYFPILLNSYLLVALLADGRLDWWARLLAVLCVVVGMDLVLDPGAVALGFWGWETPGAYYGVPAQNYVGWVASGIVAVAVLTVSLDRDKLGRRLERCEYVLDDLISFGVLWGLVNLYFGNYVPVALAVALLLVLVRADRFDVAGLTGGQVSGPADD
- a CDS encoding phytoene desaturase family protein, whose protein sequence is MQPLSGRSVAVVGGGFGGLSSACHLADAGADVMLIEKNDQLGGRASRLERDGFRFDMGPSWYLMPDAFERFFGNFDRHPEEYYDLERLDPHYRIFFKDGDQVDLLPDLDANKETFESYEDGAGDALGRYLDQSRENYEVGMEHFVYTDRSRPRDWLDRNVIKNARGLSLIGSMQDHVEDYFKHPKLQQIVQYTLVFLGGSPTNTPALYNLMSHVDFNLGVWYPDGGMGAVVDGIVELGDELGVEYRTGEPVTEIKGRENAFRVETERGAHEVDLVVSDADMAHTEQELLHPQNRQYDADYWDDKTFAPSAFLLYLGVEGDVPELAHHTLVLPTDWHQHFDEIFEEPEWPDDPAYYLCVPSKTDDSVAPEGHSNLFALVPIAPGLDDDEATRERYRDLVLDDIRENTGTDLRDRIVVEEQFTVSDFADRYNSYDGTALGMAHTLTQTALFRPNHRSDAVDGLYFAGSYTNPGIGVPMCLISGEHAAAKVVEDYGE